From Gallaecimonas pentaromativorans:
ACCGTGGCAACCAGCGAAAGCTGGAAAGACAAGCAAACCGGTGAGCAAAAAGAGCTGACCGAATGGCACCGCATGGTGATCTACGGCCGCCTGGCCGAGATCGCCGGTGAATACCTGCGCAAAGGTTCCAAGGTCTACATGGAAGGCCGCCTGCAAACCCGCAAGTGGGCCGGCCAGGACGGTCAGGACCGTTACACCACCGAGATTATCGTTAGCGAAATGCAGATGCTCGACAGCCGTGGCAGTGGCCAGGGCGGTCAGGGCGGCGGCTTTGGCGGCGGCGCGCAACAAGGCCAAGGCGGCTTTGCGGGTGGTGCTCAACAGGGCGGTGGTGCTCAAGGTGGCTTTGGTGGTGGAGCGCAAGGCGCTGCCCCCCAAGGCAATCAGGGTGGCTTCCAGCCCCGCCCCGCAGCCCTGCCAGCTAACCAAGGTGGCTTTGGTGGCGGTGCCCAAGGCAGCGCTCCTCAAGGCAACCAAGGTGGTTTTGGCGGCGGCGCTCAGGGCGGCCAGCAAGGCGGCAACCAAGGCAACTTCGCCGGTAACCGCCCCCAGCAGGGCAACTACAACGCACCCAAGCCCCAACAAGGCGGCTACGGCAGCGACGAGCCCTCCATGGATTTTGACGACGATATCCCGTTCTGAGGAACGTCTTATCGTTAAAAAAGCCCGCATCAGCGGGCTTTTTTATGCCTGGAGTTCCCTCTACCGGAGGGAGTATCTTCACCTAGATCGGTATCCAATCTGTATGTATGAAGGGTTTTCAAAGGTACGTTGCCGAGCACACTGAATCTGAGATGTGATCTGTAACCGGTCATTACCTTCATATACGCCATGTTGAAAACAGCTTTTTTACAGGACGGTTTAATATGGCTGTTTTCAACAGCTTCTTATCGATCGCTATGGATTTTCCGGAACGTTTGGTCAAACTG
This genomic window contains:
- the ssb gene encoding single-stranded DNA-binding protein; translation: MASRGINKVIIVGNLGGDPEVRYMPNGNAVANFTVATSESWKDKQTGEQKELTEWHRMVIYGRLAEIAGEYLRKGSKVYMEGRLQTRKWAGQDGQDRYTTEIIVSEMQMLDSRGSGQGGQGGGFGGGAQQGQGGFAGGAQQGGGAQGGFGGGAQGAAPQGNQGGFQPRPAALPANQGGFGGGAQGSAPQGNQGGFGGGAQGGQQGGNQGNFAGNRPQQGNYNAPKPQQGGYGSDEPSMDFDDDIPF